A stretch of the Lolium perenne isolate Kyuss_39 chromosome 3, Kyuss_2.0, whole genome shotgun sequence genome encodes the following:
- the LOC127342158 gene encoding DNA-binding protein RHL1, with product MAKKPAVAASTAGDPEAEERRRLRSLAVSNGLLQRGEPAAPRAALPTSGAVTRLQGRDIVRRGHRKSRFLFSFPGLLAPAASGGRIGELADLGTKNPVLYLEFPHGRMKLLGTHVYPKNKYLTLQMTKSVKGVACEDVFESMIVFSEAWWIGTKEENPEELKLEFPEDMQKDGAAEDFDFKGGAGAASGEVITGNKPGKQTREHGKEIKEPLTPEDESDADSFDSDRMDENGTQTTSETPVRKSARTAGKDYKYSELLDGGDSTDSDNEIEGTEDLDEKIKIPEIKEEIPSEDIKPEDSSAQSLPIKKEPLVQATLSTMFKKAEEKKRSTSSPKGSPATKGPVAKKQRAIPKEKQSVVQKEASASRKKQKPKVEDEVQEISDCSEDENMDDDDGDDSDEDWAE from the exons ATGGCCAAGAAGCCCGCcgtcgcggcctcgaccgccggtGACCCAGAGGCCGAGGAACGGCGGCGCTTGCGCTCACTGGCCGTCTCCAACGGCCTCCTACAGCGCGGCGAGCCGGCAGCGCCGCGGGCGGCGCTCCCCACCTCCGGCGCCGTGACGCGGCTGCAGGGGCGCGACATCGTGCGGCGAGGCCACCGCAAAAGCCGCTTCCTCTTCTCATTTCCCGGCCTCCTCGCGCCCGCCGCCTCGGGCGGCCGCATCGGGGAGCTCGCCGACCTGGGGACCAAGAACCCCGTCCTCTACCTCGAGTTTCCACAT GGGAGGATGAAGCTGCTGGGGACGCACGTGTACCCTAAGAACAAGTACCTGACGCTGCAGATGACGAAGTCCGTCAAAGGCGTCGCCTGCGAGGACGTCTTCGAGAGCATG ATTGTGTTTTCTGAAGCCTGGTGGATCGGGACGAAAGAAGAGAATCCTGAAGAACTGAAACTTGAGTTTCCAGAAGATATGCAGAAG GATGGAGCTGCGGAAGATTTTGATTTTAAAGGTGGAGCTGGCGCTGCCAGTGGTGAAGTAATCACAGGCAATAAACCTGGAAAGCAGACCAGAGAACATGGAAAAGAGATCAAAGAACCCCTTACGCCAGAGGATGAATCCGATGCTGATTCTTTTGATTCAGATCGGATGGACGAGAACGGTACACAGACTACAAGTGAAACACCTGTTAGAAAATCCGCTAGAACTGCTGGGAAAGATTACAA ATACTCGGAGTTACTTGATGGAGGAGATTCAACTGACAGTGACAATGAGATCGAGGGCACTGAGGACTTGGATGAGAAG ATAAAGATTCCAGAAATTAAGGAAGAAATCCCAAGTGAGGACATCAAACCTGAAGATTCTTCAGCACAATCTCTTCCTATCAAGAAGGAACCACTTGTTCAGGCTACTTTGTCTACCATGTTCAAAAAAGCAGAAGAAAAAAAG AGATCTACAAGTAGTCCTAAAGGATCTCCAGCTACAAAAG GTCCTGTGGCTAAGAAGCAGCGGGCAATTCCAAAGGAAAAACAGTCCGTAGTGCAGAAGGAAG CAAGTGCATCTCGCAAAAAGCAAaaaccaaag GTAGAAGATGAAGTTCAAGAGATCTCCGATTGCTCCGAG GATGAAAATatggatgatgatgatggtgatgatagtGACGAGGACTGGGCTGAGTAA
- the LOC127342156 gene encoding uncharacterized protein: MCDSFRTYKIYQIIIFQQCKLAIPPSPSCGMRLFCLPELLCPPPRGHTLRSEYSIDAWDPGPQSPPSHSEIQQEELDCYLPVDFSVLLARRQQFVEEIRHKRFRPKKKKKKKGYVLGLPSWFFANADDNPLSAAVTKADISYLNCEDEDNAEDSFPVAEEEKHGDKELIPSCAVQKYDVEQVDKINERRVDLLTTLVEENHKEFFSGEGITDYLRPQPLLALDNVTHSCILTTRCYHRTYRTDDITETDPSYRELEPENMVQIFSLTLPETYPCSISIYGIFAIRDVLHPGRNYLFRRSRDNSITIHPGSTLPLISPCRGIYALTRALLDVDLRIKHDGDDESADEKFVAGYFELLVECKYDMRFCQRLHDGIRSHFLDVDGRYIGWSIAATVIASADIPYPCHVTFKAYTSGFDDEITIFDDPHREGELQFRHVVAVKVLCTLELCLKLDGMCYSHSFKAGVDSKPVKFGPMKALVVWSVMNRHRFWW; this comes from the exons ATGTGTGATTCATTTCGAACATACAAAATCTACCAAATTATTATTTTCCAACAATGCAAATTAGCAATTCCACCTTCACCCAGCTGCGGGATGCGGCTTTTCTGTCTCCCCGAGCTCCTCTGCCCGCCGCCGCGTGGTCACACTCTGAGATCCGAATACTCCATTGACGCGTGGGATCCAGGGCCCCAGTCCCCACCGAGCCACTCTGAAATCCAGCAGGAGGAGCTCGACTGCTACCTGCCCGTCGACTTCAGCGTCTTGCTTGCTCGACGCCAGCAGTTTGTGGAGGAGATCAGGCACAAGAGGTTCCGAcccaagaagaaaaagaaaaagaagggttATGTTCTCGGCCTGCCTTCTTGGTTTTTCGCAAATGCCGATGATAACCCCCTGTCCGCCGCAGTCACCAAGGCTG ATATCTCTTACTTGAACTGTGAGGACGAAGACAATGCCGAGGACAGTTTCCCTGTTGCAGAGGAAGAGAAGCATGGCGATAAGGAGCTGATCCCATCTTGCGCAG TACAGAAATATGATGTTGAACAAGTGGACAAAATTAATGAAAGAAGAGTTGATTTGCTGACAACCTTGGTGGAGGAAAACCACAAAGAATTTTTCAGTGGAGAGGGGATAACAGATTATTTGCGTCCTCAACCTTTGTTAGCCCTCGACAATGTCACCCACTCATGCATATTGACCACAAGATGCTACCATCGCACATACAGGACTGATGATATCACTGAAA CTGACCCGAGCTACCGAGAGCTCGAACCTGAAAACATGGTTCAGATTTTCTCGTTGACGTTGCCGGAGACTTATCCTTGTTCTATCAGTATTTATGGAATCTTTGCCATTCGGGATGTTCTACATCCAGGTCGAAATTATCTGTTTAGGCGCTCCAGAGATAACTCCATCACTATTCATCCT GGCTCTACTCTGCCTCTCATCAGCCCTTGTCGCGGAATCTACGCTCTAACTCGCGCTTTACTGGATGTTGATCTTCGGATAAAGCATGATGGTGACGATGAATCAGCTGACGAGAAATTCGTTGCTGGATACTTTGAGTTGCTGGTTGAGTGCAAGTACGACATGAGATTTTGTCAGCGCCTTCACGATGGCATACGCAGCCACTTCCTGGATGTCGATGGCCGCTATATTGGATGGAGCATCGCAGCCACGGTAATAGCATCCGCTGACATTCCTTATCCTTGCCACGTGACGTTCAAGGCCTATACGAGCGGTTTTGATGACGAGATCACGATTTTCGATGACCCGCATCGTGAAGGAGAATTGCAGTTCAGGCATGTGGTAGCTGTGAAGGTGCTGTGTACGCTGGAGCTTTGCCTCAAACTGGACGGAATGTGCTATTCCCACTCTTTCAAGGCTGGGGTCGACTCGAAACCTGTCAAGTTCGGACCCATGAAAGCGCTGGTGGTTTGGTCCGTCATGAACCGGCACAGGTTCTGGTGGTGA